A genomic window from Streptomyces broussonetiae includes:
- the thiC gene encoding phosphomethylpyrimidine synthase ThiC, with the protein MTNKDARTPVSAQDEKSQETGKSIGWHKAYVEGSRPDLRVPVRQVHLTNGQSVTLYDTSGPYTDPLVDTDVRRGLAPLRENWIIGRGDTEEYAGRPVRPEDDGIKHTSPRGGLRNLDAVFPGRPRQPRRGRSGEAVTQLTYARRGEITPEMEYVAIRENVSPEVVREEIAAGRAVLPANVNHPEIEPMIIGKRFLVKVNANIGNSAVTSSIEEEVEKMTWATRWGADTVMDLSTGRNIHTTREWVLRNSPVPIGTVPLYQALEKVDGRAEELTWEIYKDTVIEQAEQGVDYMTVHAGVRLPYVPLTANRKTGIVSRGGSIMAAWCLAHHKESFLYENFEELCEILAAYDVTYSLGDGLRPGSIADANDEAQFAELRTLGELNRIARRFNVQTMIEGPGHVPMHKIKENIDLQQEICDEAPFYTLGPLTTDVAPAYDHITSGIGAAMIAWWGTAMLCYVTPKEHLGLPNRDDVKTGVITYKIAAHAADLAKGHPGAQEWDDALSDARFEFRWEDQFNLALDPDTAREFHDETLPAEPAKTAHFCSMCGPKFCSMKISQDIRREHGGSRVEIEEGMAQKSKEFAASGNRVYLPIAD; encoded by the coding sequence ATGACCAACAAGGACGCACGCACGCCTGTCTCCGCCCAGGACGAGAAGTCCCAGGAGACCGGGAAGTCCATCGGCTGGCACAAGGCGTATGTCGAGGGTTCACGCCCCGACCTGCGCGTGCCGGTCCGCCAGGTGCACCTCACCAACGGGCAGTCGGTCACGCTGTACGACACATCGGGCCCGTACACCGATCCACTCGTCGACACCGACGTCCGCAGGGGCCTGGCGCCGCTGCGGGAGAACTGGATCATCGGCCGCGGCGACACCGAGGAGTACGCGGGCCGACCCGTCCGTCCCGAGGACGACGGGATCAAGCACACCTCGCCCCGCGGCGGGCTGCGCAACCTGGATGCGGTCTTCCCCGGACGGCCGCGCCAGCCGCGCCGAGGCCGCAGCGGCGAGGCGGTGACGCAGCTCACGTATGCGCGCCGGGGCGAGATCACGCCGGAGATGGAGTACGTGGCCATTCGGGAGAACGTCTCCCCCGAGGTGGTCCGCGAGGAAATCGCGGCGGGCCGCGCGGTGCTGCCTGCCAACGTCAACCACCCGGAGATCGAGCCGATGATCATCGGCAAGCGGTTCCTGGTGAAGGTCAACGCCAACATCGGCAACTCCGCGGTGACCTCCTCCATCGAGGAGGAGGTGGAGAAGATGACCTGGGCGACCCGGTGGGGCGCTGACACCGTCATGGACCTGTCCACCGGCCGCAACATCCACACGACCCGCGAGTGGGTGCTGCGCAACTCCCCCGTCCCCATCGGCACGGTGCCGCTCTACCAGGCCCTGGAGAAGGTCGACGGCAGAGCCGAGGAGCTGACCTGGGAGATCTACAAGGACACGGTCATCGAGCAGGCCGAGCAGGGCGTGGACTACATGACCGTCCACGCGGGCGTCCGGCTGCCGTACGTGCCGCTCACCGCCAATCGCAAGACCGGCATCGTCTCGCGCGGCGGCTCGATCATGGCCGCGTGGTGCCTGGCGCACCACAAGGAGTCGTTCCTCTACGAGAACTTCGAGGAGCTGTGCGAGATCCTCGCGGCCTACGACGTCACGTACTCGCTGGGCGACGGTCTCAGGCCGGGTTCGATCGCGGATGCCAACGACGAGGCACAGTTCGCGGAATTGCGAACTCTCGGGGAACTCAACCGGATCGCCAGGCGTTTCAATGTACAGACGATGATCGAGGGCCCGGGCCACGTCCCGATGCACAAGATCAAGGAGAACATCGACCTTCAGCAGGAGATCTGCGATGAAGCTCCGTTCTATACGCTCGGCCCGCTGACCACGGACGTCGCGCCGGCGTACGACCACATCACTTCCGGCATCGGTGCCGCGATGATCGCCTGGTGGGGCACGGCGATGCTCTGCTACGTCACGCCCAAGGAGCACCTGGGTCTGCCCAACCGGGACGACGTCAAGACCGGCGTGATCACCTACAAGATCGCTGCCCACGCGGCCGACCTCGCCAAGGGGCACCCGGGCGCGCAGGAGTGGGACGACGCGCTGTCCGACGCCCGGTTCGAGTTCCGGTGGGAGGACCAGTTCAACCTCGCTCTGGACCCGGACACGGCACGGGAGTTCCACGACGAGACGCTGCCGGCCGAGCCCGCGAAGACGGCCCACTTCTGCTCCATGTGCGGGCCGAAGTTCTGCAGCATGAAGATCTCGCAGGACATCCGCCGTGAGCACGGAGGCAGCCGGGTCGAGATCGAGGAGGGCATGGCCCAGAAGTCGAAGGAGTTCGCGGCGAGCGGGAACAGGGTGTACCTGCCGATCGCCGACTGA
- a CDS encoding YibE/F family protein produces MEQYPYQPPEPRHPDGTGRGDGYDQTGAVPRPGYVPEQGSGQNDGLPHGHGPGHPHNHDHDHEPARPRGQEHESSHGHGNGHLHGHSHSHGPAAPVSKHLRKVIAAILVPFTAAVVVGLVVLWPGGAPPHKRTGVGFDRQTQQATVTKVVEVSCKSVNASGESPTGDTSTAEGSSAQQQADGACKKATVRVDTGKDQGRTFIEIVQPDQPRQLHQGEKVVVAYEPSAPKDLQYSVTDVNRQFPMALLAGIFALAVVVVGRLRGVMALVALAVSFLVLTLFILPAVLQGSNPLLVAVVGSSAIMLIALYMCHGLSARTSVAVLGTLVSLSLIGLLGSLFIGWAALTGNTDDNTGLIHGLYPSIDMSGLLLAGVIIGSLGVLDDVTVTQTSAVWELHEANPSMGRRELYRAGIRIGRDHIASVVNTLVLAYAGAALPLLLLFSIAQSSVGTVANSELVAEEIVRTLVGSIGLVASVPVTTALAALVVSADRPGPDSPARARAGAQPVPARGGRGRRRKR; encoded by the coding sequence ATGGAGCAGTACCCGTACCAACCGCCCGAGCCGCGCCACCCGGACGGCACGGGGCGGGGCGACGGCTACGACCAAACCGGCGCTGTCCCACGCCCCGGGTACGTCCCTGAGCAGGGGTCCGGGCAGAACGACGGCCTCCCTCACGGTCATGGGCCCGGACACCCCCACAACCACGACCACGACCACGAGCCCGCACGCCCGCGCGGCCAGGAGCACGAAAGCTCGCACGGCCACGGGAACGGCCACTTGCACGGCCACAGCCACAGCCACGGGCCCGCCGCTCCCGTCTCCAAGCACCTGCGCAAGGTCATCGCCGCGATCCTGGTCCCGTTCACCGCGGCCGTGGTGGTCGGCCTGGTGGTGCTGTGGCCCGGGGGAGCCCCGCCCCACAAGCGCACCGGCGTCGGCTTCGACCGCCAGACGCAGCAGGCCACGGTCACCAAGGTTGTCGAGGTGAGCTGCAAGTCGGTGAACGCCTCCGGCGAATCCCCGACCGGCGACACCTCCACCGCCGAGGGCAGCTCGGCACAGCAGCAGGCGGACGGAGCGTGCAAGAAGGCGACCGTCCGGGTCGACACCGGCAAGGACCAGGGCCGTACGTTCATCGAGATCGTGCAGCCGGACCAGCCTCGGCAACTGCACCAGGGCGAGAAGGTCGTGGTCGCCTATGAGCCCTCCGCGCCCAAGGACCTGCAGTACTCGGTGACCGATGTGAACCGGCAGTTCCCCATGGCTCTGCTCGCGGGGATCTTCGCGCTCGCCGTCGTGGTGGTGGGCCGGTTGCGCGGGGTCATGGCACTCGTCGCCCTGGCCGTGAGCTTCCTGGTACTGACCCTGTTCATCCTGCCCGCCGTTCTGCAGGGCTCGAACCCGCTGCTCGTGGCGGTGGTCGGGTCGAGTGCCATCATGCTGATCGCCCTGTACATGTGCCACGGCCTGTCGGCGCGCACCTCGGTGGCGGTGCTCGGCACTCTGGTCTCGCTGTCGCTGATCGGCTTGCTCGGCTCACTGTTCATCGGCTGGGCCGCCCTGACCGGCAACACGGACGACAACACCGGCCTGATCCACGGCCTGTATCCGTCGATCGACATGAGCGGTCTGCTGCTCGCCGGCGTCATCATCGGCTCGCTCGGCGTCCTGGACGACGTGACCGTGACGCAGACCTCGGCCGTCTGGGAACTGCACGAGGCCAACCCCTCGATGGGCCGGCGTGAGCTGTACCGGGCCGGCATCCGCATCGGCCGCGATCACATCGCGTCCGTGGTCAACACCCTCGTCCTCGCCTATGCCGGCGCGGCACTGCCGTTGCTGCTGCTGTTCTCGATCGCGCAGAGCAGCGTCGGGACCGTGGCCAACAGCGAGCTGGTCGCCGAGGAGATCGTGCGCACGCTGGTGGGCTCGATCGGTCTGGTCGCCTCGGTCCCTGTCACCACCGCGCTCGCCGCCCTGGTGGTCTCGGCAGACCGGCCCGGACCGGACTCCCCGGCCCGTGCCCGCGCCGGTGCTCAGCCCGTCCCGGCACGCGGCGGCCGGGGCCGACGGCGTAAGCGGTAA
- a CDS encoding SsgA family sporulation/cell division regulator, translating to MRESVQAEVMMSFLVSEELSFRIPVELRYETSDPYAVRLTFHLPGDAPVTWAFGRELLIDGVGRPCGEGDVHIAPADSEMLGEVLIRLQVGSDQALFRSSVPPLVAFLDRTDKLVPLGQEGALADFDAHLEEALDRILAEEQSAG from the coding sequence ATGCGCGAGTCCGTACAAGCAGAAGTCATGATGAGCTTTCTCGTGTCGGAGGAGCTCTCCTTCCGCATTCCGGTGGAGTTGCGCTACGAGACCAGTGATCCCTATGCCGTGCGGCTCACTTTTCATCTGCCCGGTGATGCCCCGGTGACTTGGGCCTTTGGGCGGGAGTTGCTGATCGACGGGGTCGGCCGACCCTGCGGGGAAGGGGATGTGCATATCGCTCCCGCCGATTCCGAGATGCTCGGTGAAGTGCTGATTCGGCTTCAGGTCGGCAGCGACCAGGCGCTGTTCCGTTCGTCGGTGCCACCGCTCGTGGCCTTCCTGGACCGTACGGACAAGCTGGTGCCGCTTGGTCAGGAGGGTGCGCTGGCCGACTTCGACGCGCATCTGGAGGAGGCCCTGGACCGCATCCTGGCCGAGGAACAGAGCGCCGGCTGA
- a CDS encoding IclR family transcriptional regulator codes for MAVPGQPQPTDIPAHPHATDVSGLSRPTDTPSRPRSPAVLVQPHSANAPEPPAAATLIGSVQRAMRLLETVATHVYGAPAKQLARETGLALPTTYHLLRTLVHEGYLRRDKGLFFLGDAAERLGSSGAQQKRRSAVADMLAHWRDSIGVPVYYAMYRDGEIEIMCVSDSPEAPAVAEWADFRATGHAHAIGQCLLSQLDEDARRDHLARYPVQSITPYTVRDNDSLLRRLARTRRMEPVVERQEYALGTVCAAVPITVGTTVATMAMSLPVHQSDRLLPAARQLQAEIGRHLGTLTLSISI; via the coding sequence GTGGCAGTTCCCGGCCAACCGCAGCCGACGGACATCCCCGCACACCCCCACGCCACGGATGTCTCCGGACTCTCCCGCCCGACAGACACCCCGAGCCGGCCGCGCTCCCCGGCCGTGCTCGTCCAGCCGCACTCCGCGAACGCCCCGGAGCCACCGGCCGCCGCGACGCTGATCGGATCCGTCCAGCGCGCCATGCGACTGCTGGAAACCGTCGCCACGCATGTCTACGGCGCCCCCGCCAAGCAACTGGCCCGTGAGACCGGCCTCGCCCTGCCCACCACGTACCATCTGCTGCGCACCCTGGTTCACGAGGGCTATCTGCGCCGCGACAAAGGGCTGTTCTTCCTCGGGGACGCGGCCGAGCGGCTGGGCAGCAGTGGAGCCCAGCAGAAACGTCGCAGCGCTGTGGCCGACATGCTCGCGCACTGGCGCGATTCCATCGGTGTGCCGGTGTACTACGCCATGTACCGGGACGGCGAGATCGAGATCATGTGCGTCTCCGACTCCCCCGAGGCCCCCGCGGTCGCGGAGTGGGCCGACTTCCGGGCGACCGGCCACGCGCACGCCATCGGGCAGTGCCTGCTCTCCCAGTTGGACGAGGACGCCCGTCGCGACCATCTCGCCCGCTATCCGGTGCAGTCCATCACGCCGTACACGGTGCGTGACAACGATTCCCTGCTCCGGCGGCTGGCCCGGACGCGACGCATGGAGCCGGTGGTGGAGCGCCAGGAGTACGCGCTCGGGACGGTCTGTGCGGCGGTCCCGATCACGGTCGGTACCACCGTGGCCACGATGGCCATGTCGCTCCCCGTCCACCAGTCCGACCGGCTGCTGCCCGCAGCCCGTCAGTTGCAGGCGGAGATCGGGCGGCACCTGGGAACTCTCACGCTCTCTATCAGTATCTGA
- a CDS encoding DUF5326 family protein, which translates to MREIFAGLPWWVKWVAVPVIALVVFGGLIATVVGFVIGLLFKALVFVALVGGLIYIVRKFLSNSSSRSDW; encoded by the coding sequence ATGCGAGAGATCTTCGCGGGACTGCCGTGGTGGGTGAAGTGGGTCGCGGTGCCGGTCATCGCCCTGGTCGTGTTCGGTGGTCTGATAGCGACCGTCGTCGGTTTCGTGATCGGGCTGCTGTTCAAGGCGCTGGTTTTTGTCGCACTGGTCGGCGGACTGATCTACATCGTGCGTAAGTTCCTCTCGAACTCCTCGTCGCGCAGCGACTGGTGA
- a CDS encoding cupin domain-containing protein, which produces MKAFRLDELEAERAANEGAYLQFLRERNMSVGLYALNAGEHDPQKPHNQDEVYLVVSGRASITVGLETTEVGRGSVVYVPAGVAHKFHHISEDLRVLVVFSPPEA; this is translated from the coding sequence ATGAAGGCATTCCGGCTGGACGAACTGGAGGCGGAGCGCGCCGCCAACGAGGGGGCCTACCTTCAGTTCCTGCGGGAGCGGAACATGTCGGTCGGCCTCTACGCGCTCAATGCGGGCGAGCACGATCCGCAGAAGCCGCACAACCAGGACGAGGTGTACCTCGTGGTGAGCGGCCGGGCGTCGATCACGGTCGGCCTGGAGACGACGGAGGTGGGTCGGGGCAGCGTCGTGTACGTACCGGCCGGGGTAGCCCACAAGTTCCACCACATCAGCGAGGATCTGAGGGTTCTCGTCGTCTTCTCTCCGCCCGAGGCGTGA
- a CDS encoding phage holin family protein, with protein sequence MKNFVVKTIANAGALAVAVWVLDKITLTGDNTAKKAGTLIVVALIFGLVNWLVKPIVKVLTFPLFILTLGLITLVVNALMLLLTSWVCGKLSLSFHVEGFWTAVLGGLIISVVSWALHMILPDED encoded by the coding sequence ATGAAGAATTTCGTAGTCAAGACGATCGCCAACGCAGGCGCCCTCGCAGTCGCCGTATGGGTGCTCGACAAGATCACCCTGACCGGGGACAACACGGCCAAGAAGGCCGGCACCCTGATCGTGGTCGCGCTGATCTTCGGTCTGGTCAACTGGCTGGTCAAGCCGATCGTGAAGGTGCTCACCTTCCCGCTGTTCATTCTCACCCTGGGCCTGATCACCCTGGTCGTGAACGCGCTGATGCTGCTGTTGACCTCCTGGGTGTGCGGCAAGCTCTCCCTGAGCTTCCACGTGGAGGGCTTCTGGACGGCCGTCCTCGGCGGTCTGATCATCTCCGTCGTCTCCTGGGCCCTGCACATGATCCTTCCGGACGAGGACTGA
- a CDS encoding low molecular weight protein-tyrosine-phosphatase, with product MTYRVCFVCTGNICRSPMAESVFRARVAEAGLEDRVEVDSAGTGNWHEGEPADQRTVSVLEEHGYDSEHIARQFQPSWFARLDLVVALDAGHLKALRRLAPTEEDARKVHLLRSYDPAAGDDLDVPDPYYGHHGDFEDCLGMVEAASAGMLAAVREHLEGRAA from the coding sequence ATGACCTACCGCGTCTGTTTCGTGTGCACCGGCAACATCTGCCGCTCCCCGATGGCCGAATCCGTCTTCCGCGCGCGCGTGGCGGAGGCCGGGCTAGAGGACCGGGTGGAGGTCGACAGCGCCGGTACCGGCAACTGGCACGAGGGCGAGCCGGCCGACCAGCGCACCGTCTCGGTCCTCGAGGAACACGGTTACGACAGTGAGCACATCGCGCGGCAGTTCCAGCCGTCGTGGTTCGCCCGCCTCGACCTCGTCGTCGCCCTCGACGCCGGCCACCTCAAGGCCCTGCGCCGCCTCGCACCCACCGAGGAGGACGCCCGCAAGGTCCACCTGCTGCGCTCCTACGACCCCGCTGCCGGCGACGACCTCGATGTACCGGATCCGTACTACGGCCACCACGGCGACTTCGAGGACTGTCTCGGGATGGTGGAAGCGGCGAGCGCCGGAATGCTCGCCGCCGTACGGGAGCACCTGGAAGGACGGGCCGCATGA
- a CDS encoding cystathionine gamma-lyase has product MSDGGEGARRAGEGTRAVRAGLPEPVKYEPPLPGPVFAAHFHLPGEATGPYLYGRDENPTWTLLEQAVGELEAPGRDDVETLVFASGMAAISSVLFSQLRAGDAVVLPSDGYQVLPLVGAQLEAYGIEVRTAPTGGDGQLEVLEGARLLWIESPSNPGLDVCDIRRLVAAAHERGALVAVDNTLATPLGQRPLELGADFSVASGTKQLTGHGDVLLGYVCGHNAGAMAAVRRWRKIVGAISGPMEAWLAHRSIATLQLRVDRQNATALAVAEALHRRPEVSGLRYPGLPDDPAHKIAAQQMRRYGSVVSFTLPTRVRAERFLEALRLVEDATSFGGVRSTAERRRRWGGDDVPEGFIRMSVGAEDPEDLISDVLRALDESAE; this is encoded by the coding sequence ATGAGCGACGGCGGCGAGGGCGCGCGCCGGGCCGGCGAGGGCACGCGCGCGGTACGCGCGGGACTGCCCGAGCCGGTCAAGTACGAGCCGCCCCTGCCCGGGCCGGTGTTCGCCGCGCACTTCCACCTGCCCGGCGAGGCGACCGGACCTTATCTGTACGGCCGTGACGAGAATCCGACCTGGACGCTGCTGGAGCAGGCCGTCGGCGAGCTTGAGGCGCCCGGGCGGGACGACGTCGAGACGCTGGTCTTCGCCTCCGGCATGGCGGCGATCTCCTCCGTGCTGTTCTCCCAGCTGCGTGCCGGGGACGCGGTCGTACTGCCCTCCGACGGCTACCAGGTGCTGCCGCTGGTCGGCGCTCAGCTGGAGGCGTACGGCATCGAGGTGCGTACGGCGCCCACCGGCGGTGACGGCCAGCTGGAGGTCCTCGAGGGCGCCCGGCTGCTGTGGATCGAGTCACCCTCGAACCCGGGGCTGGACGTGTGCGACATCCGGCGGCTGGTGGCGGCGGCCCACGAGCGGGGCGCCCTGGTGGCCGTCGACAACACCCTCGCCACCCCGCTCGGCCAGCGCCCGCTGGAGCTTGGCGCAGACTTCTCCGTGGCCAGCGGCACCAAGCAGCTCACCGGTCACGGGGACGTGCTCCTCGGGTACGTCTGCGGCCACAACGCCGGAGCGATGGCCGCCGTACGTCGCTGGCGCAAGATCGTCGGAGCGATCTCCGGGCCCATGGAGGCCTGGCTCGCACACCGGTCCATCGCCACGCTCCAGCTCCGTGTCGACCGGCAGAACGCCACCGCTCTCGCGGTCGCCGAGGCTCTGCACCGACGGCCCGAGGTGTCCGGCCTGCGCTACCCCGGACTGCCCGACGACCCCGCGCACAAGATCGCGGCCCAGCAGATGCGCCGCTACGGCTCCGTGGTCTCCTTCACGCTGCCCACCCGCGTGCGTGCCGAGCGATTTCTCGAGGCCCTGCGGCTGGTGGAGGACGCGACGAGCTTCGGCGGCGTGCGCTCGACGGCCGAGCGTCGCCGACGTTGGGGCGGGGACGACGTCCCGGAGGGCTTCATCCGGATGTCCGTCGGCGCCGAGGACCCCGAAGACCTGATCTCGGACGTCCTGCGCGCCCTGGACGAGTCCGCCGAGTGA
- a CDS encoding LysR family transcriptional regulator codes for MDLALLRTFVTVHRAGSFTRAAALLGLSQPAVTSQIRTLERQLGKPLFLRQARGVTPTTIGDELAHKAAPHLDALVEIAESGLDDDSSLRTLHLAGPPEFTAERALPALTELTGDDGQGFALRASFGTAEETLEGLAAGHHDLAISTARPRGALLTATPLCDEEHVLVAAPRWAERIGAEELRLKGAPALEDLPVVEVHESLPLISHYWASVFDSRPGASGTVIVPDLRAVLACATAGAGLAVLPRYLCAPALGRGTIVALYEPAVPPLRTYYLVVRTGTLAMPHVARAHEWLQRAAVAWD; via the coding sequence GTGGATCTGGCCTTGCTGCGCACCTTCGTCACCGTGCACCGGGCCGGTTCCTTCACGCGCGCTGCCGCCCTGCTCGGCCTCTCCCAGCCCGCCGTCACCTCGCAGATCCGGACACTGGAACGCCAGCTGGGCAAGCCGCTCTTCCTACGGCAGGCGCGCGGGGTGACTCCGACGACCATCGGCGACGAACTTGCGCACAAGGCAGCGCCCCACCTCGACGCTCTGGTGGAGATAGCCGAGAGCGGGCTGGACGACGACAGCTCACTGAGAACCCTGCACCTCGCCGGACCGCCCGAGTTCACCGCCGAACGCGCCCTGCCCGCCCTCACGGAGCTGACCGGCGACGACGGTCAGGGATTCGCTCTGCGTGCCTCCTTCGGCACGGCGGAGGAGACACTGGAGGGCCTGGCCGCGGGACACCATGATCTGGCCATCAGTACGGCACGGCCACGCGGTGCTCTGCTCACCGCGACTCCGCTGTGCGACGAGGAACACGTGCTCGTCGCCGCCCCCCGCTGGGCGGAACGGATCGGCGCGGAGGAGCTGCGTCTCAAGGGGGCGCCCGCGCTGGAGGATCTGCCGGTCGTCGAGGTCCACGAATCGCTGCCCCTGATCTCGCACTACTGGGCCTCCGTCTTCGACTCCCGACCGGGCGCCTCGGGCACGGTCATCGTCCCGGATCTACGAGCCGTGCTCGCCTGTGCGACCGCCGGTGCCGGACTGGCGGTACTGCCCCGCTATCTGTGCGCCCCGGCCCTCGGCCGCGGCACGATCGTGGCGCTGTACGAACCGGCGGTTCCGCCCCTGCGCACGTATTACCTGGTGGTGCGGACCGGCACCCTCGCCATGCCTCATGTTGCACGGGCTCACGAATGGCTCCAGCGGGCGGCCGTGGCCTGGGACTGA
- a CDS encoding NUDIX hydrolase: MTVRPVVKRTARAVLLDGDDLILIKRTKPGVDPYWVTPGGGVEPGDSTVVDALHREVYEELGAKITDVVPCFVDTVEHIGEDGGATGVKVQHFFVCRLESMDPSLRHGPEMDEPAGEYEIVRVPFTRVGIASVHLVPLSLRHYLDGNIEGVRAMHAPDLG, from the coding sequence ATGACCGTCCGACCCGTGGTCAAGCGCACCGCCCGTGCCGTTCTGCTGGACGGTGACGACCTGATCCTGATCAAGCGCACCAAGCCCGGTGTCGATCCCTACTGGGTCACTCCCGGTGGCGGGGTCGAGCCCGGGGATTCGACCGTCGTGGACGCTCTGCACCGGGAGGTGTACGAGGAACTCGGCGCCAAGATCACCGATGTCGTGCCCTGTTTCGTGGACACGGTGGAGCACATCGGTGAGGACGGCGGCGCAACCGGCGTGAAAGTGCAGCACTTCTTCGTCTGCCGCCTGGAGTCCATGGACCCGTCCCTGCGTCACGGGCCCGAAATGGACGAGCCGGCCGGTGAGTACGAGATCGTCCGCGTTCCGTTCACCCGTGTCGGCATCGCCTCCGTCCACCTCGTCCCACTGTCACTGCGCCACTACCTGGACGGCAACATCGAGGGCGTACGGGCCATGCACGCCCCCGACCTCGGATAG
- a CDS encoding globin domain-containing protein, translated as MDAPTTTPGENGMSGGDGWFTPRKVPPVLPPDGDQEQAADGTVDAPAWRPVDVPPSPSTDVQRVVPVQRSASAVEPASADAVLIRRTMAEIAPIADKVTSYFYALLFVRHPELRALFPAAMDVQRDRLLKALLTAAEHLDDTAALVGYLRDLGRGHRKYGTRAEHYPVLGECLIGALSEYAAAVWSPETEAAWVRAYTTMSQTMIDAAAMDELLSPAWWHAEVVTHELRTPDVAVLTVRPDQPYPFLAGQYTSLETPWWPRVWRHYSFASAPRSDGLLTFHVKAVPAGWVSRALVHRARPGDVIRLGSPVGSMTVDHKTDGGLLCLGGGTGIAPIKALVEDVAEHGARRRVEVFYGARTESDLYDIDSMLGLQRAHPWLSVRPVIDQRAFRRLPDAVREYGPWTGYDAYLSGPPGMIRSSVDALRGIGVPSHRIRHDAVEEVLVAGD; from the coding sequence ATGGACGCACCGACCACCACGCCGGGGGAGAACGGCATGTCGGGCGGGGACGGCTGGTTCACGCCCCGCAAGGTTCCACCGGTTCTACCGCCGGACGGTGACCAGGAGCAGGCTGCCGACGGAACCGTGGACGCACCTGCTTGGCGCCCAGTGGACGTGCCTCCTTCGCCGTCGACGGACGTACAGCGTGTTGTGCCGGTGCAGCGGTCGGCATCGGCTGTCGAGCCGGCCTCTGCGGACGCCGTCCTCATCCGCCGCACTATGGCTGAGATAGCCCCGATCGCCGACAAGGTCACCTCCTACTTCTACGCGCTGCTCTTCGTCCGTCATCCCGAGCTGCGCGCGCTGTTCCCCGCCGCGATGGACGTCCAGCGGGACCGCCTGCTGAAGGCGCTGCTCACGGCAGCCGAGCATCTGGACGACACCGCGGCTCTCGTCGGCTACCTGCGGGACCTGGGCCGTGGGCACCGCAAGTACGGCACGCGCGCCGAGCACTATCCGGTCCTGGGCGAATGCCTGATCGGCGCGTTGAGCGAGTACGCCGCCGCCGTCTGGAGCCCGGAGACCGAGGCCGCGTGGGTGCGGGCGTACACGACGATGTCCCAGACCATGATCGATGCGGCCGCGATGGACGAACTGCTCTCGCCGGCCTGGTGGCATGCCGAGGTGGTCACGCATGAACTGAGGACCCCCGACGTCGCGGTCCTCACCGTCCGCCCGGACCAGCCCTATCCCTTTCTGGCGGGCCAGTACACAAGTCTGGAGACACCCTGGTGGCCGCGGGTGTGGAGGCACTACTCCTTCGCCTCGGCGCCCCGCTCGGACGGTCTGCTGACGTTCCATGTGAAGGCCGTGCCGGCCGGCTGGGTCTCCCGCGCGCTGGTGCATCGCGCCCGGCCCGGAGACGTCATACGCCTTGGCTCTCCGGTTGGTTCGATGACCGTCGACCACAAGACCGACGGCGGACTGCTATGCCTTGGCGGTGGCACCGGCATAGCGCCCATCAAGGCCCTGGTCGAGGATGTCGCCGAGCACGGAGCGCGCCGTCGCGTCGAGGTGTTCTACGGCGCCCGCACCGAAAGCGACCTGTACGACATCGACAGCATGCTCGGGCTCCAGCGCGCCCACCCGTGGCTCTCGGTCCGGCCGGTCATCGATCAGCGGGCCTTTCGCAGGCTCCCCGACGCCGTACGGGAGTACGGCCCCTGGACTGGGTACGACGCCTATCTCTCGGGCCCGCCCGGCATGATCCGCAGCAGTGTCGACGCGCTACGGGGTATCGGCGTCCCGTCGCACCGCATCCGGCACGACGCCGTGGAGGAAGTGCTCGTGGCCGGGGACTGA